Proteins encoded by one window of Triplophysa rosa linkage group LG19, Trosa_1v2, whole genome shotgun sequence:
- the LOC130570318 gene encoding zona pellucida sperm-binding protein 3-like produces the protein MGLWQVGFGLVLVLGLSDAQWRGRSAQTPKPSTFRPWSQMQVPQQSETRMPQFPQTNNPMLVPQRFPSQFSMQTPGVVGGKPGQDPVGVQSKQLLQGPMEKLMWTFPRLPEEPVQPEIPFELRFPLSPNSVGAQCGENSVYVEVMEDFFGTGKLLMASGFALGGCGPIGQDNNARVLLFESELHGCGSMLTVTEEELVYTFSLVYTPQELSNGVPIVRSSGAVVSIECRYPRMHNVSSNVLLPTWVPYAATKVAEERLVFSLKLMTDEWQFERPSNQYFLGDIVNIEASVKTYNHVPLRVFVDSCVATVSPDVNSAPRYSFIENNGCLVDAKFTGSSSRYLPRTQIDKLQFQLEAFRFQQVNSGLVYITCILKAVPVATPTNSEQKACSFSPNGWVSVDESDQVCGCCDSTCSSSASDQVLGDLRWEQASVGPLNVKEFGFGRL, from the exons ATGGGGCTGTGGCAAGTTGGATTTGGTTTGGTGCTTGTGCTTGGCTTGTCTGATGCACAATGGCGAGGAAGATCAGCTCAAACTCCGAAACCTAGTACATTTAGGCCTTGGTCACAAATGCAAGTTCCTCAGCAGAGTGAAACCAGAATGCCTCAGTTTCCCCAAACCAACAACCCCATGCTGGTGCCACAGAGATTTCCTTCTCAGTTTTCAATGCAGACTCCTGGTGTGGTTGGTGGAAAGCCTGGTCAAGATCCTGTTGGTGTTCAGTCTAAACAGCTTTTGCAGGGTCCGATGGAAAAACTGATGTGGACCTTTCCAAGACTACCAGAAGAACCTGTACAGCCAGAGATTCCTTTTGAGCTGCGGTTCCCTTTGTCTCCTAATAGTGTAGGGGCTCAGTGCGGTGAGAATTCTGTGTATGTGGAAGTGATGGAGGACTTCTTTGGGACTGGAAAACTACTAATGGCTTCTGGTTTTGCACTGGGAGGCTGTGGACCAATAGGGCAGGACAATAATGCTCGAGTGCTCCTCTTTGAATCAGAACTGCATGGATGTGGCAGCATGTTAACG GTGACCGAAGAGGAGCTTGTTTATACCTTCTCCCTGGTCTATACTCCCCAAGAGCTTTCAAATGGTGTTCCTATTGTCAGGAGTAGTGGCGCTGTGGTCAGTATTGAGTGTCGCTATCCAAG AATGCATAATGTGAGCAGCAATGTCCTGTTGCCCACTTGGGTACCATATGCAGCTACTAAGGTTGCAGAAGAGCGGTTGGTCTTTTCGCTCAAGCTTATGACTG ATGAGTGGCAGTTTGAGAGACCTTCAAACCAGTATTTCCTGGGTGACATTGTGAATATTGAGGCCTCTGTGAAGACGTACAACCATGTACCTCTCCGTGTGTTTGTGGACAGTTGCGTAGCCACTGTGTCCCCTGACGTGAACTCTGCTCCCAGATACTCATTCATTGAGAATAATGG GTGCCTGGTTGATGCCAAGTTCACTGGCTCGAGCTCTCGCTACCTGCCTCGAACTCAAATTGATAAGCTGCAGTTTCAGCTGGAGGCTTTCAGGTTCCAGCAAGTGAACAGTGGGCTG GTCTACATCACATGCATTTTGAAGGCAGTTCCTGTAGCCACTCCAACAAATTCTGAGCAGAAGGCTTGCTCGTTCTCCCCTAATGG GTGGGTGTCTGTGGATGAATCTGATCAGGTGTGTGGCTGCTGTGACTCAACCTGCAGCAGCAGTGCAAGCGATCAGGTTCTTGGAG ATCTACGGTGGGAGCAAGCATCTGTTGGGCCCCTCAATGTGAAGGAATTTGGCTTTGGTCGACTGTAA